In the genome of Primulina tabacum isolate GXHZ01 chromosome 13, ASM2559414v2, whole genome shotgun sequence, the window ataataGAATAACATAATTTATGGATCTACAACTTGCATAAACATATGAGGTTAGGTATACGTTGATAGTTATAGACCAAAAGTTGAAAGCTAGAAGTTTCTAATGTTTATTAATGCAATTACAATTGTTAAACAACACAATGACACTTGATTATTGCATTTTGTTAACTAGATTAATATAACTCGACAAATTATATTGATAGATTAGGGAATTCCGTCAAAATCACGACTTAAGAATTGAAATTCAATcattagaagaaaattaagGGATGGGTGAATTAACATCCTAACAATTGTTTGCTCATTATTTTAGtttcaattatttatattttgtttgtttttttctttttatttgaattttaatttggttaataaattaatttattttcattgTAATTAACTAAATAATTTAGCTTAAAATAAATGTGTCTAACGCGGAAACAATACTCGTATTTTGTACACAATATTATATTTTGACTCGTGCATTTGTGAATTattcgaattttagaaactaattttattgaGAAATTTACAGTGTCAGAAAAATTAGATCAATGTAGATTATTATTTAGCTTTAAAAGTTGAATCCGATTTCAAATTGATTTGAATCCATGAATGAAAAAACAAACAAGTAAAAGAGAGAAGCAAAGAATTAGTGTAGGCCCAAAACCCGCCACGTCGTCGTTTTATGAAGTGGGAAACGGTCACCGCGAGGGATCAGAAAATTCGCTCCGAAATAACTAACCCACCATTCTCCTCTCTCTTCACACTCCAATCCTCGGTTGCACAGTTTTTCGTCTTCTATCTCATTACCGTAAAGGACATGGGGAACTGGTGGTCTGGTGTCGTAGAGCCTCCTCCTCCTCCCCCCCCAATGGTGCTGGTTCCTCCACTCTTCGATTTCCCTCCTCTCGCTGCCCGTACCAGGTccaaaatatgttttttttaaaccttTGAAGAAGGATATTTGGTTACAAGTTATATATAACGTGATGCAGAATGCTGGAATCATCCTACAACTTTTTGTTTGGGAAGCTGGCTTTGAGATGCCTTTTCGAGGATTACTTTGAAGAAGCAAAACATTTTAGCGCCAGGATCATGCTCAAACCGATTGATGATCCTCATGTTGACTTGATTGCCACTGTATCCTTctaatgatatacatcatagcATATCACTTCATACTCTTAAACTTATCACATTCACGTTAACGTCTGACCTAGAGTAGCACCAAATTTTGGGACACAGTCTTTAACTTTTGGTGTATAGCAGTTGTACTACTAGACAATTTCGAGGGCTCTGAAAGGCTCAATATTTGACAGCCATCACTGCAAACATTAGCTAAATATTACAGAGCTTGAACTTTAAAAACTTAAAGTAACCAAATCATTTCCGAGTATCTTTTTTTCACGACTCTTCGAGTAAAACAATGACCTGTAGCTCTGATCTCAAATATGTCACCAGCTACCTTCTCTCGGATACTGGGTGTAGCAATTCTTTGTATGAGACAATTGAAGTAGTTGATGCACCAGTCATTTTTTCATTGTGtgttatctttcatttcttttgGAGGATTATCGCAGTGTGGGAGGATTAGCTGATCATGttatatgtatataaatcaaatgacaTTGACATAATGAGATGTCACTGATCCTTAGCCTGTGTAGGTTGCTGGTCCTGTTGATCACAAACCTGAGGAAAAAATTGTCGGGAATGCACAATTTCGCTGGCAAAGGTCTCAATAGCGATTTGATTTCACACAGTACGGTTTTTTTACAATTAAAGTTATCTCTTAAATGAACAAATATCATTGATTATTTGCAGTGATGTTGATGATCCTCACACATTTATTGACCTTTTTGTATCAAACACTGAACCGTAAGAGCTCCAACAACATCATGCACCTTTATTATCTGTAAACAGTGGTACGACATgtctttatatttttatatatgctgGCCACGTAGGATTTTGCTGATGAGATCCTGTGCATACTACCCCAAATTTGGGTTTGGAGCATTTGGCATTTTCCCACTGCTTTTGAAACAAAGGTCACTTCGGCTTATGTGATTATAGTCTTGACCGCCATCAACTAAGTTGGTTTACCCAGCCTCATGCAGTTTGTTTGTTGCATTTTTTTATCTTGCAGAGTGTCTTCTGAAGATTATGGTGTTATGGGCTTGAGATATGGCTCTTCGAATCTTTCATTTGGAGCTACAGTAATTCCTTTCACTTGTATGTCATCGGCATTACACAgttgatcaatttttttatgCTTGGACATAGCAGGATTTCATGTTTAATGGTAACTTGTAAAGGTGCAAATTTCATAGCATCTCAATTGAAACAAAAGCTTAGGTTGTAAGATTATCATGATAAGCTGATTGTGATGGCAAATACCGGCATACATGCACAAATCATAGTTTTCATGAGCAGgaattatgattttatttatttcctCTACAGCGGGAGATGAACTTCCAAAAAACGCATGGTTGGTTAGCAAGATGGGAAGATTAACTGCGGGCATTCAATATGAACCTAAATGTAAGTGTTTTGGGTGAGGACATTGTTGTCTTTTTTCACctgcatttatttaaaataaatagtaatATACTAGCCTATTGTTCTAATATTGTCTCCTTTAAGGACCTCATTTCAATCATTTTGAAACAACATAGGACATCTTTACTGGGCTACTGATTTTGCCACACTTTCTTCTTCGTCGAATGCTTAAAGATTTTGTTTGTTTCTCAGTTTTCCTTGATTTGTGAGCTGTCAAAAAAAGTTCAACGACTTTCAGAGGATGTTAAAGTGATCTTTAGATTCGTATTGTTTTTTTTGGAGGTCTACGAAGAAAATCATAAGTATTATCAAGTCATCTTTGTGAGTTGTTACTCATGTCATGGTTCAGAATTGTCCAGAATTACTTTGATTTTTAACATGTGATTGTTTATTTTTCTGCACTGCATTAAGCttcttcctttttctttttaattgttATTTGATTTTCATTGCTTTATTAAAGGTGCTGTATTCGTAGGGCTTGTTGTTTATTACACCCTTATCTGATTTTGCTTCTCTCAGCTTATATtcctttaaataaataaagaacaATTGTGTAACTTTGTGGAGTTAAACCGTATTATTCATGTTCTTTTGCACTTCATTCAAATAACTACGGAAAATATTATggcatttattttatacaataCAATGTTGTCTTTAGTTGGAAGCAAAGATGGAGCAAGACTCAAAAACTTAGAAAACTGGAGCTGTGCAATTGGTTATGGATTGGGATCAGGCAGTCCATTGAGCCCCTCCTTCAATTTTGGACTTGAACTTGCAAAAAACTCACAGGTTCTTGAGTTTTCAGACCATTTATTTTGTTAGTCGTTCGTcgactagattttttttttctgtgtCAACTTCCGATATTGTTAGCTGGCAGAGCAAGCTTTTTAGATAATTTTGAAAGATGTGACAATTGTATTATAAATTATGCTCATATATTCCATGAAGAAGAATTCTAAAGCATGGACTTAAACCATATATCTTATCAAAAAAGCGGATAGAATAAAGCTAAGATGGCATATATATGTCAGATCTTGCATTAATGCATTGTCAAGTATCTTGGCCTTATTCAGTGGTGAACATGCTAGAGCCTGTAAAGTCTGTAGCAGGGGTTCTAATTTTAGCCATTGCATGCCTCTCAAGGTTTATacttattatgatattatctGATAGCCATTAGTCATAAAAATCTGGATTTATCAGTAGAGGAGGATGAAAGGTCTTCCTATGAATGAAGATTATTGAACGTACAAAAACATGCACCTGTgagaataaataaattttgaccGTTGTCAATCAGGAAACAGCTTCCCTCCTGATGTGATTCATGTGCGTTATTTTTCTTTCCTCGGTGTTGACTTGAATTAACTTCTTATTACTTATGTAATGCAGTTCATCGCTTCTTTCTATCAGCATGTGGTGGTTCAGAGACGGGTATCTTTCCCCTCTCTTGCATTCTCTCTCTGTGTGTGTATGTTTCATTTTCTTGGTCTTTTCTTGCTCTTTTGAATGTGTTCCAGTTTAAGCTTTTTGCGTTGCTGTAGATGCGCATGGCAGAAAAATATTAATGATGAAAGTGATGTGCTTGTAATTACTCATCATCCTGAACAATATGCTACAAATCGGTTAACGATATAGTTGGTTTTTTTTGCTGGTATTGGATTCGAACCATTGCTGAGGCATCTgaataaaaatgtataaatatTGCATACTGCACAATGTAATCATTTGGTGAATTTGATCGAGTGGTATCTTTGATTGAATGCAAAAGCACATTATTCAGAGTCTCAGACCATCATTCGATAATTGTGGTTTCGATCTTAAATGAAGATTTCGTCACAATCctgatatttgaaaatttatgaatttcatGTTAGCCAACCAGTTGCTGCTATGGGATGTTCCATGCTAAACATATAATTAACAATAAGTCAATAATCTACTTCTCCTTTGATACAGATAAAAAATCCACTTGAAGAAAATGAGATCGTTGGAATCACAAATTACATTGACTTCGGTTTTGAGTTACAAACACGGTAATTCCATCCATTTGTTGGACAAATTGAGTCGGTTTTTGTTTGAGAGGATTTTGATTACATTTAATTCTTTTTTATGAAGGGTTGATGATGTAAAGGCTACGAACAACATTCAAGATTCAACTTTTCAAGTTGCCGCATCTTGGCAAGCCAATAAAAACTTCTTACTCAAGGTAATACACTTACTTGGAACATCAACCTTTAGTTTGTTCTTTAATATCTGTAAAATTTTCTAGTAAAAAAAGTAACAGTTACCAGTGCGGCTTCTTTAGGGAAAGGCAGGGCCTCTTAGCTCGTCCATTGCTTTGGCTTTCAAATCATGGTGGAAACCTTCCTTCACTTTTAGCTTGTCAGGTATCATTTGTGTTTTCCTGTCTAGTACTCTAGTTACTTGGAGTTTTATTTCccatattttttaatttcattttgatgtttatttacTTTCTATGGTCTGCTAGAGTGATGTCTCTGGCCTACTATGCAATCTGTACATGTCTTGGTAATGACTAAGCTGGCACGTTGATTTCACCAATACAGCACACATACAATCACCTCACTGTGTTATTCTGTCATATGTACTACTTATATATAAAACTCTGAAGGCCTAAACAGAACATAATTTTGGTCTCTTTTGGCATGCTGCATTGGAAAATCACTAATTTGTTAACCCTGAATTTGTTAATCATAAGAATTTCATGGcggaaaaagtaaaaatagaaCTAAACCTTGCTTGCTTTCAAAATAAAGACGATGATTTCCCCCAAGATCGTAGGAAAACATTCTCCCTTGTTTGTAGCATATTAAGTATATGCAATTAGTGTGTAGAATAAAAAAAGAGACGGTGTTATGGCATTCTTTTGAATAATAGCAACTTTTGGTTCGCAGCTGTTAGAGATCGCATAAAGAGGGAGACATCATTTGGATTGGGTATATGTGTCGACAACATTAGAGAAGCAAGGTTCCATCGTAGTCTCTCTGATTTCGTCGAAGATTGGTTTCATTTACTGCTGCTCAATTCTGATTTGCTTCTATCTTTTTACCATACTTAGTTATCAAAGGGCAGATCCCAATTTCGTGATGCTGACCCCAAACAAAGAGCATTTAGCAGAGGGCATCCACTGGAAAATTGGTGAAAGACCGATGCTCCAATCTGATGTGAATTCTGGAAATTTTGATGGCATACCCAAGGAATTGAGACCCTTGAATAAAATTTTGTAAATCTTGGgtaattttgattttgttatgtTGGCATCGATCAAGTTCTACAAAGATGGAAGAACTTTTTTGCTTTTTTGGATATCCCCGTTTCTTCTGTTTACAATACTAATTTGCCCTTGCATAACCGGGGGAGATCAACTGGAGTGTAAGGGCCGGAAGAAATGCTGCTGGATAcattatttttttccaaaattagtTTCAGGTATTGGCAGGAGGATCTTGATGTCTTTCCTTTTATTTAGAAGATGGATTTGGAACATTGTTCGAATACAAATTGCGGAAATGCGTGTTGAAGTGATTGTTTTTTGAAAATTCCGAAATAAGATGTTAATAAATTGATTTTACAAATGGAAATTATTTGAGATAATTATGGTTATTAGGGAAAAGTGGACATGTTCAAAAAAAATCTTCAAGTTTGCCCGAATACTCAATTTTTGAGAAATATGAAATTGCCATGATCATTTCCGACAAGGAAGGAAAGAAATCTTATCGGGCTCTCATGATTGATTTTTGGTTGCTTAGGTGCTTATTGAAGTGGTGCTACGTGGTGATCACCTGGAAAAGGTTCCTGTAGTCCTCGAACAAAAGCGTGACGAATCCTGATGTAATATAGCGAAAAATGAATCAAACCAAGTTATTTATACAGTGAACTGGATTGCGTGGGTTGTGGACAGTTGATGCTTAGATAATGTAAATTTGAACCAGTTAAGAATAAAAATTTCAAGTCTTGTGTTTTACCacgttatatatttatataaatcgAAAGGGTTTTTATAACAAAATCAAGAAATTCAGGAAAAAAACACCAACGCTATTGGTTTATTTCAATATACTGGTAAACAAATTGCGaccaataaataaatatacacTAGTAAATAGCACATGCAATTGAAGAGAAATACGAAGAGGGCAAAAATAACACACACTCGTAAATAGCACATGCAACTGAAGGCAAATGACAGATAAATCACCTCTTTTTGAAGAGAGAATTTTAGAGTGCGAGATATTAGAGAGCATTAAGAAACATAAAGCTGATCTTCATTCAATTTTAAGTCGATCCATACTGAGAACG includes:
- the LOC142523460 gene encoding uncharacterized protein LOC142523460, with the translated sequence MGNWWSGVVEPPPPPPPMVLVPPLFDFPPLAARTRMLESSYNFLFGKLALRCLFEDYFEEAKHFSARIMLKPIDDPHVDLIATVAGPVDHKPEEKIVGNAQFRWQSDVDDPHTFIDLFVSNTEPILLMRSCAYYPKFGFGAFGIFPLLLKQRVSSEDYGVMGLRYGSSNLSFGATVIPFTSGDELPKNAWLVSKMGRLTAGIQYEPKFGSKDGARLKNLENWSCAIGYGLGSGSPLSPSFNFGLELAKNSQFIASFYQHVVVQRRIKNPLEENEIVGITNYIDFGFELQTRVDDVKATNNIQDSTFQVAASWQANKNFLLKGKAGPLSSSIALAFKSWWKPSFTFSLSAVRDRIKRETSFGLGICVDNIREASYQRADPNFVMLTPNKEHLAEGIHWKIGERPMLQSDVNSGNFDGIPKELRPLNKIL